One Longimicrobiales bacterium DNA segment encodes these proteins:
- a CDS encoding SRPBCC family protein: MARGALSICSAFNVLISFESSGGSKKRHLLRCTQIVHADLQEVFDFFEDPMNLERITPSWLHFHVQSVSDVPMRLGTRISYRLRWQAFPMTWRSRISDYEPDSMFSDEMLSGPYRRWYHRHYFENVESGVLMTDLIEYELPLGPLGELTHSLVVRSQLKGIFEFRRLAIERIFPASPNLPLAQGDTDSPA, from the coding sequence GTGGCTCGTGGGGCACTATCGATTTGCTCCGCGTTCAACGTCCTGATCAGCTTCGAGTCCAGCGGAGGGTCCAAGAAGAGGCACCTCCTGCGATGTACCCAGATCGTTCACGCAGATCTCCAAGAGGTGTTTGACTTCTTCGAAGACCCGATGAACCTGGAACGCATCACCCCTTCCTGGCTCCATTTCCATGTGCAGTCGGTCTCCGATGTCCCAATGCGCCTCGGCACAAGGATCAGCTATCGACTCCGATGGCAGGCCTTCCCCATGACTTGGCGCTCCCGGATTTCGGACTACGAGCCTGACTCCATGTTCTCGGACGAGATGCTCAGCGGCCCCTACCGACGTTGGTATCACCGCCACTACTTCGAAAATGTCGAGTCGGGTGTCCTCATGACCGACCTCATCGAATATGAGCTTCCGCTCGGCCCGCTCGGCGAACTCACGCACTCACTCGTCGTGCGATCCCAGCTCAAAGGCATCTTCGAGTTCCGACGGCTCGCGATCGAACGGATCTTCCCTGCCTCTCCCAATCTCCCTCTCGCTCAAGGAGATACCGACTCCCCCGCCTGA
- a CDS encoding DUF1295 domain-containing protein, with translation MIVLLLQGWGLLAVGLAVLWVRQLYTQDATSVDVAWSAGLLFLAGFYPWFVDGDLGRRALVATLGGLWAGRLAWFLFTNRVRGHTEEDGRYQAMRAHLGPRAPVGFFVFYQFQAAVAVLFSIPMLAAMSGGGLGVTAMLGVGVWVAAVGGESIADAQLARFRADPANRGQVCRDGLWRYSRHPNYFFEWVHWWAYVLIGGGAVLTWVGPVAMIVFLFRITGIPYTEQQALRSRGDAYREYQRTTSVFVPWPPRETS, from the coding sequence ATGATAGTGCTACTGCTACAGGGGTGGGGGTTGCTGGCCGTAGGCCTGGCAGTCCTATGGGTGCGGCAGTTGTACACCCAAGATGCGACCAGCGTAGACGTCGCATGGTCAGCGGGCCTGCTCTTCCTTGCGGGATTTTATCCCTGGTTCGTGGATGGAGACCTAGGACGTCGAGCACTGGTGGCGACACTGGGCGGACTCTGGGCCGGGCGGCTCGCTTGGTTCCTGTTCACGAACCGGGTTCGCGGGCACACCGAGGAAGACGGTCGATACCAAGCGATGCGTGCGCACCTTGGACCACGGGCCCCCGTCGGGTTCTTTGTCTTTTATCAGTTCCAGGCTGCCGTAGCCGTGCTCTTTTCGATCCCGATGCTCGCGGCCATGTCAGGAGGGGGCCTTGGCGTCACGGCCATGCTCGGCGTCGGTGTCTGGGTTGCGGCGGTTGGGGGTGAGTCAATCGCCGACGCTCAGCTGGCACGATTCAGAGCGGACCCAGCGAACCGAGGGCAGGTGTGCCGAGATGGCCTTTGGCGCTATTCGCGACACCCGAACTACTTCTTTGAATGGGTCCATTGGTGGGCGTACGTGCTCATCGGCGGAGGGGCGGTCCTCACGTGGGTCGGACCCGTTGCGATGATCGTCTTCCTCTTTCGGATCACCGGCATCCCTTACACCGAACAGCAGGCGTTGCGCAGTCGTGGCGACGCCTATCGTGAATATCAGCGGACCACGAGCGTTTTCGTGCCGTGGCCCCCCAGGGAGACATCATGA
- a CDS encoding cyclopropane-fatty-acyl-phospholipid synthase, translating into MRESIGIDLAERGLIPLPGLRFGVRQLLRQRIQDAAAGPNVESFKRELEGSPLAIATDKANEQHYEVPAEFFETVLGPRLKYSGALWPEGTATLGEAENAMLALTCERADLQNGQDILELGCGWGSLTLYMAENYPDSRITAVSNSAPQRHFIESRAPDNVRVLTADMNDFQIDERFDRIVSVEMFEHMRNYRELLSRISGWMKPEARLFVHVFCHREFAYPYETEGEDNWMGRYFFTGGIMPSLDLLPRFDQDLEAEERWAVDGMHYSRTARAWRENMEARRDDVLRIFQETYGNDAHRWYHRWRLFFLACEELFGYRAGSEWLVGHYRFAPRSTS; encoded by the coding sequence ATGAGAGAATCGATTGGAATCGACCTCGCAGAGCGTGGACTGATACCCCTTCCCGGCCTGCGGTTCGGTGTGCGACAACTGCTTCGCCAAAGAATCCAGGATGCCGCTGCGGGGCCAAACGTGGAGTCGTTCAAGCGAGAACTCGAAGGTAGTCCGCTGGCTATCGCAACGGACAAGGCCAATGAGCAGCACTACGAGGTTCCGGCGGAGTTCTTCGAGACCGTCCTAGGGCCGCGACTCAAGTACAGTGGAGCATTGTGGCCGGAGGGGACTGCCACGCTGGGCGAGGCAGAGAACGCGATGCTCGCACTGACCTGCGAGCGAGCCGACCTGCAGAACGGGCAAGACATCTTGGAGCTCGGATGCGGATGGGGGTCGCTCACGCTTTACATGGCAGAGAACTACCCGGACAGCCGGATCACCGCCGTTTCGAACTCGGCTCCGCAGAGGCACTTCATCGAGTCACGCGCACCCGACAACGTGCGTGTACTCACAGCCGACATGAACGACTTCCAGATCGACGAACGATTCGACCGGATCGTCAGTGTCGAAATGTTCGAACACATGCGGAACTACCGAGAGCTCCTGAGCCGGATCAGCGGCTGGATGAAGCCCGAGGCGCGCCTCTTCGTTCACGTCTTCTGCCATCGTGAGTTTGCCTACCCCTACGAAACCGAGGGAGAGGACAACTGGATGGGGCGGTACTTCTTCACCGGGGGGATCATGCCGTCGCTCGACCTCCTACCCCGGTTCGATCAGGACCTGGAAGCCGAAGAGCGGTGGGCCGTGGACGGGATGCACTACAGCCGAACGGCGAGAGCCTGGCGTGAGAATATGGAAGCCCGCCGCGATGACGTGCTGCGGATCTTTCAAGAGACATACGGAAACGACGCGCACCGGTGGTACCACCGGTGGCGCCTATTCTTCCTCGCGTGCGAGGAGCTATTCGGATACAGAGCGGGCTCAGAGTGGCTCGTGGGGCACTATCGATTTGCTCCGCGTTCAACGTCCTGA